From one Suicoccus acidiformans genomic stretch:
- the queA gene encoding tRNA preQ1(34) S-adenosylmethionine ribosyltransferase-isomerase QueA, giving the protein MTYTTQDFNYELPDDLIAQTPLADRSASRLMVIDRETDKIKDTDFKHILDYLEAGDGLVVNHSRVIPARIFGVKPDTGGHLEILLLHNTQGNRWETLVKPAKRAKVGTKISFGDGELTAEVVESLEHGGRIIEFYYEGVFLEHLEKLGQMPLPPYIKERLEDPDRYQTVYAKENGSAAAPTAGLHFTEELLQAAKAKGVELIPLTLHVGLGTFRPVSVDRIEDHDMHAEFYHLSAESAERINRIKANGGKITAVGTTSVRTLETIAQENHGEVLPQSGWTKIFITPGFEYQVVDHLITNFHLPQSTLMMLVSAFYDRNHVLAAYAHAVEKRYRFFSFGDAMLLL; this is encoded by the coding sequence ATGACCTATACGACACAAGATTTTAATTATGAGTTACCAGATGATTTAATTGCCCAAACACCGCTAGCTGACCGGAGTGCTTCTCGCCTAATGGTCATCGACCGTGAGACGGATAAGATTAAAGATACAGACTTTAAGCATATCTTGGATTACTTGGAAGCTGGCGATGGCCTGGTAGTTAATCATAGCCGCGTTATCCCGGCTCGAATTTTCGGCGTAAAGCCTGATACTGGGGGACATTTAGAGATTTTGTTGCTCCATAATACTCAAGGGAATCGCTGGGAGACGCTAGTTAAACCAGCTAAACGAGCCAAGGTAGGTACGAAGATTTCCTTTGGCGACGGTGAACTGACAGCAGAAGTCGTAGAATCCTTAGAACATGGTGGACGTATTATTGAGTTTTATTATGAAGGGGTCTTTCTGGAACATTTAGAGAAATTAGGCCAGATGCCTCTCCCACCATATATTAAAGAGCGCCTAGAAGATCCGGACCGCTATCAAACTGTTTACGCGAAAGAGAATGGTTCGGCGGCAGCTCCAACAGCAGGCTTGCACTTTACCGAAGAGCTTCTTCAAGCGGCCAAAGCTAAAGGCGTGGAGTTGATTCCTTTAACCTTGCACGTGGGGCTGGGAACATTTCGGCCAGTTTCGGTGGACCGGATTGAAGACCATGATATGCATGCCGAATTTTATCACTTGAGTGCGGAAAGCGCTGAGCGTATTAACCGCATCAAGGCCAATGGTGGCAAAATAACAGCCGTAGGTACGACGAGTGTACGTACACTTGAGACGATTGCCCAAGAAAATCATGGGGAAGTGCTTCCCCAATCAGGCTGGACCAAGATATTCATCACACCGGGTTTTGAATATCAAGTTGTTGACCACTTGATTACCAATTTCCACCTGCCACAATCTACTTTGATGATGCTGGTCAGTGCCTTTTATGACCGGAACCACGTGTTAGCAGCCTACGCTCATGCCGTGGAAAAGCGGTATCGTTTCTTTAGTTTTGGTGACGCCATGCTTCTTCTCTAA
- the ruvA gene encoding Holliday junction branch migration protein RuvA yields MYEFIEGTLETLEPTYLVLNASGIGFRIFVANPYRWQDFVRESVRVYVELVTREDSQLLYGFKDQKELQLFQTLNKVSGIGPKSALAILAIDDHDGLIQAVHSSDSKYLMKFPGVGKKTAQQMILDLEGKLDGFAVHTSAGKEDAAMHDQQQLDEILEALSGLGYTQREIKRVAPLLEKESFATTQEGLSFAFKQLIK; encoded by the coding sequence ATGTATGAATTTATTGAAGGAACATTAGAAACACTCGAGCCGACGTATCTTGTCCTTAATGCCAGTGGTATTGGCTTTCGCATCTTTGTCGCGAATCCTTACCGCTGGCAGGACTTTGTCAGGGAGTCGGTTCGCGTTTATGTTGAATTAGTGACCCGAGAAGATAGCCAATTGCTCTATGGCTTCAAAGATCAAAAGGAATTACAACTCTTTCAAACCTTGAATAAAGTTTCAGGAATTGGCCCAAAGAGTGCCTTAGCGATTCTTGCGATCGATGATCATGACGGGCTTATTCAGGCGGTCCATTCGAGTGATAGTAAGTATCTTATGAAATTTCCCGGTGTCGGCAAAAAGACGGCCCAACAGATGATCCTAGATTTAGAAGGGAAATTGGATGGTTTCGCAGTCCATACTTCTGCTGGGAAAGAAGATGCAGCGATGCACGATCAGCAGCAGTTAGATGAAATCTTAGAAGCTTTATCAGGCCTGGGCTATACGCAGCGTGAAATTAAACGCGTTGCACCGCTTTTGGAGAAGGAAAGCTTTGCTACAACGCAAGAAGGTTTAAGTTTCGCATTTAAACAGTTAATTAAGTAG
- the mutS gene encoding DNA mismatch repair protein MutS, with protein sequence MAKAKKQTPMMEQYTRIKAEYSDAFLFYRLGDFYELFNEDAIEASKILEITLTSRNKNADDPVPMCGVPYHSATDYIKRLIEAGHKVAICEQMEDPKTTKGMVDRQVVRVITPGTISEEEGLALKDNNYLAAIHLDKDLYTVAFIDVSTGESRITHSDDWTQFVNELQGVGPTEIVFDSEAEAHLIDKVKNEVTAYFSPHVKSQAEASPIQFQLEAAQGNEIACLELLSSYLYSVQKQALDYLQEVERYELSQYLQMNQYAKHQLELTRSLRTQRRQGSLLWFIDRTETAMGGRLLKQWLDKPLLNQRALEVRHNRVEQLLNHYFERVELVEQLKHIYDLERLVSKISTGSANARDIDQLRRSLTYIPRINQILVALNTSIGDVVFPQLNEFSEVYDKIDQVLQEDLPISITEGNLIKAGYHQQLDTYRDALENGQQWLADLQAREREATGLNKLKVGYNKVFGYYIEVSRLYSDQLDSERYHRKQTLTNAERFITDELKEIERTILDAQEKSVNLEYDLFIELREFIKDYTEALQNLTREIATLDVLASFASLSEDENYVRAELVETAKDLTLVDSRHPVVEHLVGQEAFVPNDVQIQPDKYLLLLTGPNMSGKSTYMRQVAFCLIMNQIGCFVPAKEASLPLIDQIFTRIGSSDDISSGQSTFMVEMMETNIALEQATPRSLLLFDEIGRGTATYDGMALAEGILHYISEHVQAATIFSTHYHELTDLEASIPELRNIHVGATEEAGELIFHHKILPGPADKSYGIHVAKLAGLPPEVIQRSQVALNKLEARAKKIKQTDTQQLSLFDVSPEEPVADVAWERIAEAIEALDINHMTPLEAMQNLAKLQEDVATYRKED encoded by the coding sequence GTGGCTAAAGCAAAGAAACAAACGCCCATGATGGAACAATATACGAGAATAAAAGCTGAATACTCTGATGCATTTCTATTCTACCGATTAGGGGATTTTTATGAGCTGTTCAATGAAGATGCGATTGAAGCATCCAAAATCTTGGAAATTACGCTCACTTCCCGGAATAAGAATGCAGACGACCCGGTGCCAATGTGTGGGGTGCCGTATCACTCAGCTACGGATTACATTAAACGCCTAATTGAAGCGGGGCATAAAGTTGCGATTTGTGAGCAGATGGAGGACCCTAAGACGACCAAGGGGATGGTCGATCGGCAAGTCGTACGCGTTATTACGCCAGGAACTATTAGCGAAGAAGAAGGCTTGGCCCTGAAAGATAATAATTACTTAGCGGCTATCCATTTAGATAAAGACTTGTACACTGTGGCTTTTATTGATGTATCAACCGGGGAGAGTCGCATCACCCACAGTGACGATTGGACGCAATTTGTCAATGAGCTTCAAGGTGTTGGCCCGACGGAAATTGTCTTTGACAGTGAGGCAGAAGCGCATCTGATTGATAAAGTAAAAAACGAAGTGACAGCTTACTTCTCCCCACATGTGAAAAGTCAAGCAGAAGCAAGTCCAATTCAATTCCAGTTAGAAGCGGCCCAAGGCAATGAAATAGCGTGTTTAGAACTATTGAGTAGTTATTTATATAGTGTGCAAAAGCAAGCCTTGGATTATTTGCAAGAAGTCGAACGTTATGAATTAAGTCAATATTTGCAGATGAATCAGTATGCTAAGCATCAACTTGAATTGACCCGATCCTTAAGAACGCAACGTCGCCAAGGAAGTTTGTTATGGTTTATCGACCGTACAGAAACAGCTATGGGTGGCCGATTGTTAAAGCAGTGGCTAGATAAACCGCTGTTAAATCAGAGGGCCCTTGAAGTGCGCCATAACCGAGTGGAGCAATTGCTGAATCATTATTTCGAACGGGTGGAATTAGTAGAGCAGCTGAAGCATATTTATGACTTGGAGCGCTTGGTGTCTAAGATTAGTACAGGCTCAGCCAATGCCAGAGATATAGATCAATTACGTCGCTCCTTGACGTATATTCCGCGTATCAATCAAATTCTGGTGGCATTGAATACCTCTATCGGTGACGTAGTGTTTCCACAATTGAATGAATTTAGCGAGGTATACGATAAAATCGATCAAGTCTTGCAGGAAGACTTACCGATTTCCATTACGGAAGGCAACTTGATCAAAGCCGGCTACCATCAGCAATTAGATACCTACCGTGACGCTTTGGAGAATGGCCAGCAATGGCTGGCCGATTTACAAGCTAGAGAACGTGAAGCAACGGGCTTAAATAAGCTGAAAGTTGGTTATAACAAGGTCTTTGGCTATTATATCGAAGTGAGTCGTTTGTATTCGGATCAGTTGGATTCAGAACGTTATCACCGTAAGCAAACCTTAACCAATGCGGAACGTTTCATTACTGATGAACTGAAGGAAATTGAACGGACGATTTTGGATGCGCAGGAGAAATCAGTGAACTTGGAGTATGACTTGTTCATCGAATTGCGTGAATTCATTAAAGACTATACTGAAGCACTGCAAAACCTGACTCGGGAAATCGCGACTTTAGATGTCCTGGCGTCTTTTGCTTCCTTGAGTGAAGATGAGAATTATGTCCGAGCTGAATTGGTTGAGACTGCCAAAGACTTGACGCTCGTAGATAGCCGGCATCCTGTGGTTGAGCATCTTGTGGGCCAAGAAGCATTTGTGCCGAATGATGTACAAATCCAGCCTGATAAGTATTTGCTGTTACTGACAGGGCCGAATATGTCTGGTAAGAGTACTTACATGCGTCAAGTCGCCTTTTGTCTCATTATGAATCAAATCGGTTGCTTTGTGCCAGCCAAAGAGGCGAGTTTGCCTTTGATTGACCAAATCTTTACGCGCATTGGTAGTTCGGATGATATTTCAAGTGGTCAAAGTACTTTTATGGTTGAGATGATGGAGACGAATATTGCCTTAGAGCAGGCCACACCGCGAAGTTTATTGCTTTTCGATGAGATTGGTCGAGGTACCGCCACTTATGATGGGATGGCCCTGGCAGAAGGGATATTACATTACATTAGCGAGCATGTGCAAGCTGCGACGATCTTTTCTACCCATTACCATGAATTGACTGATTTAGAAGCAAGCATTCCTGAGTTACGGAATATTCATGTAGGAGCGACCGAAGAGGCCGGCGAATTGATTTTCCATCACAAAATACTACCCGGTCCAGCCGATAAAAGTTACGGGATTCACGTCGCTAAATTAGCAGGACTACCGCCGGAAGTGATTCAACGCTCGCAAGTTGCCTTAAATAAATTGGAAGCTAGGGCGAAGAAAATCAAGCAAACGGATACCCAGCAATTGAGTCTTTTCGATGTGAGCCCAGAGGAGCCCGTGGCAGACGTAGCTTGGGAGCGTATTGCAGAAGCGATTGAAGCCTTGGATATTAACCATATGACACCCTTAGAAGCAATGCAAAATTTAGCCAAGCTACAAGAAGATGTAGCTACTTATAGAAAGGAGGATTAG
- the mutL gene encoding DNA mismatch repair endonuclease MutL, with translation MGQIRIMPEALANQIAAGEVVERPASVVKELVENAIDAGSQMIQVELKEAGIQAIRVTDDGLGMSEEDLQMAFQPHATSKIYDVHDLFNIHTLGFRGEALASIGSVAKVTLTSKRSADETSHYIVVEGSTITDQGKAAARPGTSILVESLFYNTPARLKHLKSLRTELRHSIQFVQNIALGYPHIRFILKNDGETIFQTAGRGDLRQAIANVYQPAIARDLLAIQGEDNDFRIEGFISPATLTRTSKQYIHLMINHRPVRHYGLNETLIRAYGRQLMTGRYPIAVIDINLDARLLDVNVHPTKQTVRLSKEEELADLIKQAVIDALEVSNPVPSVEVEDVSGPRFDLQAEPLYEQASLPLTAKASEPEIGQSQRYEAFEQDPLPTQPAYIEEHTNAFQKEKPDTIELAAEPTMSQDPLAQEVSQPVLETEQEQKLAFSDLRYVGQIHGTYLVAEGERGFYLIDQHAAQERIRYEQFMKETPEIQQQQLLMPMLFNFTADEMLQIEERTEALHALGVYLEVFGPTTMQMESYPNWIEAAEVEGVVRDLVEMVVEKPNLTVSEYQEAAIIMQSCRGAIKANHRLSNEEAIDLIQAMDGLDDPYHCPHGRPVFVEFTSNTLEKLFKRIQDPHASHARSY, from the coding sequence ATGGGGCAAATACGCATTATGCCAGAAGCACTGGCTAATCAAATTGCAGCCGGGGAAGTTGTGGAACGTCCGGCTTCTGTTGTAAAGGAATTGGTTGAGAATGCGATTGATGCGGGCAGTCAGATGATCCAAGTGGAACTTAAAGAAGCAGGCATTCAAGCCATTCGGGTGACCGATGACGGCTTAGGGATGAGTGAGGAAGATTTACAGATGGCCTTTCAACCCCATGCTACAAGTAAAATTTACGATGTGCATGACTTGTTTAATATACATACCTTAGGCTTCCGCGGTGAGGCCTTAGCGAGTATTGGTTCGGTGGCGAAAGTGACCTTGACTTCTAAACGATCAGCAGACGAGACGAGTCATTATATTGTTGTGGAAGGTTCTACCATTACCGATCAAGGTAAGGCGGCTGCCAGGCCAGGCACATCCATTCTCGTTGAGAGCTTATTTTATAATACCCCTGCCCGGTTGAAACATTTGAAGTCCTTGCGGACGGAACTGCGTCATAGCATTCAATTCGTCCAGAATATTGCCCTAGGCTATCCCCACATTCGCTTTATCCTCAAAAACGATGGCGAGACGATTTTCCAAACGGCTGGCCGGGGTGACCTGCGCCAAGCTATTGCCAATGTCTATCAACCAGCGATTGCTCGGGATTTGTTGGCTATCCAAGGGGAAGATAATGACTTCCGCATAGAAGGCTTTATCTCTCCTGCCACGCTAACGCGGACAAGTAAACAATATATCCATCTAATGATTAACCATCGGCCGGTAAGGCATTATGGCTTAAATGAAACACTGATTCGCGCCTATGGCCGGCAATTGATGACCGGACGGTATCCGATTGCTGTCATTGATATTAACTTGGATGCGAGACTCCTAGATGTCAATGTGCATCCCACTAAGCAGACGGTCCGACTGAGTAAAGAAGAAGAGTTAGCTGACTTAATTAAGCAGGCCGTTATTGACGCTTTAGAGGTAAGCAATCCTGTACCTAGCGTGGAAGTTGAAGACGTCTCTGGACCACGCTTTGACTTGCAAGCAGAGCCTCTCTATGAACAAGCCAGTCTGCCCTTAACAGCTAAAGCCAGTGAGCCGGAGATAGGTCAAAGCCAAAGGTATGAAGCCTTTGAGCAAGATCCTCTACCTACGCAACCGGCTTATATTGAAGAGCATACAAACGCCTTCCAAAAGGAGAAACCGGATACTATTGAGCTTGCAGCAGAGCCTACTATGAGCCAGGATCCCTTAGCACAGGAAGTATCACAACCAGTGCTTGAGACAGAACAAGAGCAAAAGCTGGCCTTTTCGGATTTAAGGTATGTCGGGCAAATTCATGGCACCTATTTAGTCGCTGAAGGGGAGCGTGGTTTTTACTTAATTGATCAACATGCTGCCCAGGAGCGGATTCGTTATGAACAATTTATGAAAGAAACGCCAGAGATTCAGCAGCAGCAGTTACTGATGCCGATGCTATTTAATTTTACGGCAGATGAAATGCTGCAAATTGAAGAACGAACTGAAGCTCTGCACGCTTTAGGTGTCTATTTGGAAGTCTTTGGGCCAACGACGATGCAAATGGAAAGCTATCCCAATTGGATTGAAGCGGCTGAAGTAGAGGGTGTCGTCCGAGACTTGGTGGAAATGGTTGTTGAAAAGCCGAATTTAACGGTGAGTGAGTACCAGGAAGCAGCGATTATTATGCAAAGTTGTCGTGGAGCCATTAAGGCCAATCACCGACTAAGCAATGAAGAGGCTATTGATTTAATTCAAGCGATGGATGGCTTGGACGATCCGTATCATTGCCCGCATGGGCGTCCCGTTTTTGTGGAATTTACAAGCAATACGCTAGAGAAGCTATTTAAGCGTATTCAAGATCCGCATGCTAGCCATGCGCGAAGTTATTAA
- the ruvB gene encoding Holliday junction branch migration DNA helicase RuvB, giving the protein MGRELSGEAFAEERDDLELLSLRPRYLNEYIGQGPLKEELAIYIEAAKLRKEALDHVLLYGPPGLGKTTLALLIANELAVNIHTTSGPAIERPGDLLALLNELEPGDILFIDEIHRLPRVIEEVLYSAMEDYYVDIIIGQGETSQPIHFELPPFTLIGATTRAGSLSQPLRDRFGIVLHMQYYEPEDLKLIIERSARIFAIEIDGEAASEIALRSRGTPRIANRLLRRVRDFAQVKASGHISRALADQALTMLGIDHYGLDHTDRTILQTMYEMYQGGPVGLNALAVNISEDVETVSDMYEPYLIQTGFMKRTQRGRVLTPLAYEHLGIEQNGKS; this is encoded by the coding sequence ATGGGAAGAGAGCTGTCTGGAGAAGCTTTTGCTGAGGAACGCGACGATTTGGAACTCTTGAGTTTGCGTCCGCGCTATTTAAATGAATACATTGGCCAAGGTCCGTTAAAAGAAGAATTGGCTATTTATATCGAGGCGGCAAAGTTGCGTAAAGAAGCTTTAGACCATGTCTTACTATACGGCCCACCAGGCTTAGGGAAGACCACCTTGGCTTTGTTAATTGCCAATGAACTCGCTGTAAATATTCATACAACGAGTGGCCCAGCGATTGAGCGTCCGGGGGACTTGTTGGCTTTGTTAAATGAGTTAGAGCCAGGGGATATTCTATTTATTGATGAGATTCATCGTTTGCCGCGGGTCATTGAAGAAGTTCTTTACTCCGCTATGGAAGACTATTATGTGGATATTATTATTGGCCAAGGTGAGACGAGTCAGCCCATTCATTTCGAATTACCACCCTTTACCTTAATTGGGGCGACTACCCGGGCCGGCAGTTTGAGTCAGCCACTGCGCGATCGCTTCGGTATTGTTTTACATATGCAGTATTATGAGCCGGAAGATTTGAAGTTAATCATTGAACGGAGTGCCCGAATTTTTGCCATTGAGATTGATGGGGAAGCAGCTAGTGAGATTGCCTTGCGAAGTCGCGGAACGCCAAGGATTGCTAACCGGCTCTTGCGCCGGGTGCGGGATTTTGCACAAGTGAAAGCTAGTGGTCATATTAGTCGGGCATTGGCCGATCAGGCTTTGACCATGTTAGGGATTGATCACTACGGCTTAGATCACACCGATCGCACCATACTGCAGACAATGTATGAGATGTACCAAGGAGGACCGGTTGGCTTAAATGCCTTAGCCGTGAATATTAGTGAGGATGTGGAGACGGTTTCGGATATGTATGAACCTTACCTTATTCAGACCGGTTTTATGAAACGAACGCAAAGAGGGCGTGTATTGACGCCTTTAGCTTATGAGCATTTAGGAATTGAACAGAATGGAAAGAGTTAA
- a CDS encoding FAD/NAD(P)-binding protein, whose amino-acid sequence MKGLIAIERIAIIGMGISGTATLTAYWKLQQAGQLPDVSIDYYDSLENMGCGPSFNKDSEHALLNTRTNEIGFDYENQEDFQRWVEENYHSQAAYVPRQWFGEYLQERLKSMTEQLKAKSIAAHVESLCYLPERKQWRVQVTSAEPVYYDRVHLCTGDLPKMDFYELKDTPGYVHDPYPLRELPQEITSQTSVVIIGTSLSALDVLKYLQEVRELSLIHIFSRRNQFPIINPTPQAITFKYLTEATFQSYLTDYHGHLTYDQLLTWIRQECQRFAIDFDETIQDVLESGTGPLRASLQQRDFYGYLEAIAMELTRILNHHWHTLSIQDQDRFLDTYDQALSLIKAGIPDSSAQAIIQGEDDGQLLILPDVTDLRYDETSEIYQIIQDGGKVLAEVDWVINATGLDLHMRDLDAKDLLAQALNQAYIERHHAGGLTMHVPNKHIISPRFGDLENLHPHGMLTHGALYHINSVYSIQRYAHELVQALYVNA is encoded by the coding sequence TTGAAAGGATTGATTGCTATCGAACGGATCGCTATTATCGGCATGGGAATTAGTGGGACAGCTACCTTGACCGCCTATTGGAAACTCCAACAAGCTGGTCAATTGCCTGATGTATCCATTGACTACTATGACAGTTTAGAGAATATGGGCTGTGGCCCCTCATTCAATAAAGATTCCGAACATGCCCTGTTAAATACACGCACTAATGAAATTGGCTTTGACTATGAAAATCAAGAGGACTTCCAACGATGGGTTGAAGAGAATTATCATTCCCAAGCAGCTTATGTGCCCAGACAATGGTTTGGTGAATATTTACAAGAACGCCTTAAATCGATGACCGAGCAACTCAAAGCAAAAAGCATAGCTGCCCATGTTGAAAGCTTATGCTATTTACCCGAGAGGAAGCAGTGGCGGGTGCAAGTAACTAGTGCTGAGCCAGTCTATTATGACCGCGTCCATTTGTGCACGGGAGATTTGCCTAAGATGGATTTCTATGAATTAAAGGATACGCCTGGCTATGTGCATGACCCTTACCCTCTCAGGGAATTGCCCCAAGAGATCACTTCCCAAACTAGTGTAGTTATTATTGGCACCAGTCTGTCAGCTTTGGATGTCCTTAAATACTTACAAGAAGTCCGGGAATTATCCTTGATTCATATCTTCTCAAGGCGCAATCAATTTCCAATCATCAATCCGACCCCTCAAGCGATTACTTTTAAATATTTGACTGAGGCCACCTTCCAGTCATATTTAACAGATTATCACGGTCATTTAACCTATGACCAATTACTCACTTGGATTCGCCAAGAATGCCAACGCTTTGCGATTGATTTCGACGAGACGATTCAAGACGTGCTTGAAAGTGGCACAGGGCCTTTGCGTGCATCACTTCAACAACGAGATTTCTATGGTTATCTCGAAGCCATTGCCATGGAGCTGACGCGTATTCTAAACCACCACTGGCACACCCTATCCATCCAAGACCAGGATCGTTTCCTAGATACCTATGACCAGGCCCTCTCGCTTATCAAAGCTGGCATACCGGACTCCTCTGCCCAGGCCATTATCCAAGGAGAAGACGATGGACAACTGCTTATTCTGCCCGATGTTACTGATCTTCGCTACGATGAGACAAGCGAAATCTACCAAATCATCCAAGATGGTGGCAAGGTGTTAGCTGAAGTGGACTGGGTCATTAATGCTACCGGACTCGATTTACATATGCGCGATTTAGACGCTAAGGATTTGCTTGCCCAAGCCCTTAATCAGGCTTATATTGAACGGCATCATGCAGGAGGACTCACAATGCATGTACCAAATAAGCACATCATCTCGCCTCGATTTGGTGACCTTGAGAATTTACACCCCCATGGCATGTTAACGCACGGCGCCCTGTATCACATCAATTCCGTATACAGTATTCAAAGATATGCCCATGAATTAGTACAAGCCCTATATGTAAATGCGTAA
- the msrB gene encoding peptide-methionine (R)-S-oxide reductase MsrB: MAKEEYKDVIRNLSETSYQVTQEDATERAFTGEYDDFYEKGIYVDIVSGEPLFSSATKYDAGCGWPSFTQPIHQENIVEKEDRSFGMVRTEVRSDAADSHLGHVFPDGPREAGGLRYCINSAALKFIPFEEMDEAGYGAYKSLVE; this comes from the coding sequence ATGGCTAAGGAAGAATATAAAGACGTTATTCGCAACCTATCTGAAACGTCATATCAAGTCACTCAGGAAGATGCAACTGAGCGTGCTTTTACGGGGGAATATGATGATTTTTATGAGAAAGGGATTTATGTCGATATTGTAAGCGGGGAGCCTTTGTTCTCTAGTGCGACGAAGTATGATGCGGGCTGTGGATGGCCTTCTTTCACGCAACCGATTCATCAGGAGAATATTGTTGAGAAAGAGGACCGCAGTTTCGGCATGGTTCGTACGGAGGTACGCAGTGACGCTGCTGACTCACATTTAGGCCATGTCTTCCCAGATGGACCCCGTGAAGCCGGTGGCTTACGTTATTGCATTAATTCAGCGGCCTTGAAATTTATCCCTTTTGAAGAAATGGATGAAGCAGGCTATGGTGCTTATAAATCGTTGGTGGAGTAA